One window of the Xiphophorus couchianus chromosome 12, X_couchianus-1.0, whole genome shotgun sequence genome contains the following:
- the LOC114155096 gene encoding uncharacterized protein LOC114155096 isoform X1: MIFVLASILHFSRFQALLDLEEAFSVSCSSDTSSKPIMPLFRALDEQAEAKARPRRRGLRNTKATGSCWRMRDDDRVLSLTRLCLLSLADNMKDLWVKDYADNYLDHYSFRYIMGPFNLLPGELVEELTWLLSNRKQLSRAALHLLLVPHLKGLSLERCPGLVTPALCAHIAARCQGLRSLDLSGAQQLPPKALCETMSSLPAVRSLSLAGMPCDRSVIQTVARHCRLLQHLDVSRCHLLSPAALLPLGGVVLRPSSSSFSSTSSPLPLSSLLALDIGFGEQEEDSTVAAAYLLLSLPCLKRVALEGLGPACRLIEQREFSQADEFADREGVSSLHLVWRERLLGQSSESWMTMRGKESTDNGEVESPLLEDGCDTEEDLIKDEWPFCLQIQTEDRMQNLSQSGLILQLKDVKGVTCESLRSLGNLCPGLNSLSLNIGKQGPLLTADFQTWSGQLLNLSFIYSGPVVDLLPALQVAGCSLISLTLEEVKTRTDTPLLELIRVCPRLRDLLISAEPPATPQYETNDNQQDDQDLPKLPNLRSLKLSFSYEHNQMKPLMYWMSLKEVIRCLLIGSPLLENLSLISLPCPLNCVIQDTLRSVNLDMNPNADSSGLPPPPLGRIEHIDLLRTDVQMSTVKSVMQLSKRLKYVDVSYCWRISQREWLDCKKFRQVEVVWV; encoded by the exons ATGATCTTCGTTCTCGCCTCCATTCTTCACTTTTCCAGATTTCAAGCACTGTTAGATCTGGAAG AAGCGTTCAGTGTCTCCTGCAGCTCGGACACTAGCTCAAAGCCCATCATGCCTCTGTTTCGGGCTTTGGATGAACAGGCAGAGGCAAAGGCTCGGCCCAGGCGGAGGGGCCTGAGGAACACCAAGGCCACTGGAAGCTGCTGGAGGATGCGTGATGATGACCGGGTCCTTTCTCTGACACGCCTCTGCCTGTTGAGCCTCGCTGACAATATGAAGGACCTGTGGGTGAAAGACTATGCTGACAACTATCTTGATCATTATTCATTCAGATACATCATGGGGCCTTTCAATCTACTAC CTGGTGAGCTGGTGGAGGAGTTGACGTGGCTGCTGTCCAATAGAAAGCAGCTGTCTCGGGCAGCGCTCCACCTCCTGCTGGTCCCCCACCTAAAGGGTCTGTCCCTAGAGAGGTGTCCTGGCTTGGTGACCCCGGCATTGTGTGCTCACATTGCTGCCCGCTGCCAG GGTCTGCGGAGTCTGGACCTGTCTGGAGCACAGCAGCTACCTCCAAAGGCCCTCTGTGAAACCATGTCCAGTCTACCTGCTGTGCGGTCGCTGTCCTTGGCCGGCATGCCTTGTGACAGGAGTGTGATCCAAACGGTTGCCCGCCACTGCCGTTTGCTGCAGCACCTCGACGTGTCCCGCTGTCACCTCCTCTCCCCGGCTGCTCTGCTTCCTCTCGGTGGTGTGGTTTTGAGGCCATCCTCGTCCTCCTTTTCTTCAACCTCGTCTCCTCTCCCGCTCAGCAGCCTGTTGGCTCTGGATATTGGGTTTGGGGAACAGGAAGAAGACTCTACCGTGGCAGCAGCCtatctccttctctctctgccttgCTTGAAAAGAGTGGCCTTGGAGGGCCTTGGACCGGCCTGCCGTCTCATCGAGCAGAGGGAGTTCAGCCAGGCAGATGAATTTGCTGACAGGGAAGGTGTTTCCAGCCTGCACCTCGTGTGGAGGGAAAGGCTGCTCGGGCAGAGCTCGGAAAGTTGGATGACGATGAGAGGGAAAGAATCTACTGATAATGGAGAGGTGGAGAGCCCATTATTGGAGGACGGCTGTGACACTGAAGAAGATTTAATCAAAGATGAGTGGCCTTTTTGCTTACAAATCCAAACAGAGGATAGGATGCAGAATTTGTCCCAGTCAGGCCTGATCCTGCAGCTCAAAGACGTTAAAGGTGTAACCTGTGAGTCTCTGAGGAGTTTAGGAAATTTGTGTCCAGGTTTAAACTCTTTATCCCTGAACATAGGCAAGCAGGGGCCACTATTAACTGCTGATTTCCAGACGTGGTCAGGCCAGCTGCTcaatctttcatttatttactctGGCCCAGTGGTAGATCTTCTTCCTGCCTTGCAAGTCGCAGGTTGCTCACTGATCTCTCTGACGTTGGAGGAGGTGAAAACCAGGACTGACACCCCACTACTGGAGCTCATCAGAGTCTGTCCCAGACTCAGAGACCTCCTTATCTCTGCTGAGCCTCCTGCTACACCACAGTATGAAACTAACGACAATCAGCAGGATGATCAAGATCTCCCAAAGCTGCCAAATCTCCGCTCTCTCAAGCTCAG TTTCTCCTATGAGCACAACCAAATGAAGCCCTTGATGTACTGGATGTCCCTAAAGGAAGTGATCAGGTGTCTCCTGATTGGCTCTCCTTTACTCGAGAATCTCTCTTTGATCTCCTTGCCGTGCCCTTTAAACTGCGTCATACAGGACACCCTGCGTAGTGTGAATCTGGATATGAATCCCAATGCAGATTCCTCTGGCTTACCGCCACCGCCACTTGGAAGGATCGAGCATATTGATCTGCTGCGAACAGATGTGCAGATGAGCACTGTGAAGAGCGTGATGCAATTGAGCAAGAGGCTCAAGTACGTGGATGTAAGTTACTGCTGGCGGATCAGTCAGCGTGAGTGGCTAGACTGCAAGAAGTTCAGACAAGTCGAAGTTGTCTGGGTGTAA
- the LOC114155096 gene encoding uncharacterized protein LOC114155096 isoform X2 gives MPLFRALDEQAEAKARPRRRGLRNTKATGSCWRMRDDDRVLSLTRLCLLSLADNMKDLWVKDYADNYLDHYSFRYIMGPFNLLPGELVEELTWLLSNRKQLSRAALHLLLVPHLKGLSLERCPGLVTPALCAHIAARCQGLRSLDLSGAQQLPPKALCETMSSLPAVRSLSLAGMPCDRSVIQTVARHCRLLQHLDVSRCHLLSPAALLPLGGVVLRPSSSSFSSTSSPLPLSSLLALDIGFGEQEEDSTVAAAYLLLSLPCLKRVALEGLGPACRLIEQREFSQADEFADREGVSSLHLVWRERLLGQSSESWMTMRGKESTDNGEVESPLLEDGCDTEEDLIKDEWPFCLQIQTEDRMQNLSQSGLILQLKDVKGVTCESLRSLGNLCPGLNSLSLNIGKQGPLLTADFQTWSGQLLNLSFIYSGPVVDLLPALQVAGCSLISLTLEEVKTRTDTPLLELIRVCPRLRDLLISAEPPATPQYETNDNQQDDQDLPKLPNLRSLKLSFSYEHNQMKPLMYWMSLKEVIRCLLIGSPLLENLSLISLPCPLNCVIQDTLRSVNLDMNPNADSSGLPPPPLGRIEHIDLLRTDVQMSTVKSVMQLSKRLKYVDVSYCWRISQREWLDCKKFRQVEVVWV, from the exons ATGCCTCTGTTTCGGGCTTTGGATGAACAGGCAGAGGCAAAGGCTCGGCCCAGGCGGAGGGGCCTGAGGAACACCAAGGCCACTGGAAGCTGCTGGAGGATGCGTGATGATGACCGGGTCCTTTCTCTGACACGCCTCTGCCTGTTGAGCCTCGCTGACAATATGAAGGACCTGTGGGTGAAAGACTATGCTGACAACTATCTTGATCATTATTCATTCAGATACATCATGGGGCCTTTCAATCTACTAC CTGGTGAGCTGGTGGAGGAGTTGACGTGGCTGCTGTCCAATAGAAAGCAGCTGTCTCGGGCAGCGCTCCACCTCCTGCTGGTCCCCCACCTAAAGGGTCTGTCCCTAGAGAGGTGTCCTGGCTTGGTGACCCCGGCATTGTGTGCTCACATTGCTGCCCGCTGCCAG GGTCTGCGGAGTCTGGACCTGTCTGGAGCACAGCAGCTACCTCCAAAGGCCCTCTGTGAAACCATGTCCAGTCTACCTGCTGTGCGGTCGCTGTCCTTGGCCGGCATGCCTTGTGACAGGAGTGTGATCCAAACGGTTGCCCGCCACTGCCGTTTGCTGCAGCACCTCGACGTGTCCCGCTGTCACCTCCTCTCCCCGGCTGCTCTGCTTCCTCTCGGTGGTGTGGTTTTGAGGCCATCCTCGTCCTCCTTTTCTTCAACCTCGTCTCCTCTCCCGCTCAGCAGCCTGTTGGCTCTGGATATTGGGTTTGGGGAACAGGAAGAAGACTCTACCGTGGCAGCAGCCtatctccttctctctctgccttgCTTGAAAAGAGTGGCCTTGGAGGGCCTTGGACCGGCCTGCCGTCTCATCGAGCAGAGGGAGTTCAGCCAGGCAGATGAATTTGCTGACAGGGAAGGTGTTTCCAGCCTGCACCTCGTGTGGAGGGAAAGGCTGCTCGGGCAGAGCTCGGAAAGTTGGATGACGATGAGAGGGAAAGAATCTACTGATAATGGAGAGGTGGAGAGCCCATTATTGGAGGACGGCTGTGACACTGAAGAAGATTTAATCAAAGATGAGTGGCCTTTTTGCTTACAAATCCAAACAGAGGATAGGATGCAGAATTTGTCCCAGTCAGGCCTGATCCTGCAGCTCAAAGACGTTAAAGGTGTAACCTGTGAGTCTCTGAGGAGTTTAGGAAATTTGTGTCCAGGTTTAAACTCTTTATCCCTGAACATAGGCAAGCAGGGGCCACTATTAACTGCTGATTTCCAGACGTGGTCAGGCCAGCTGCTcaatctttcatttatttactctGGCCCAGTGGTAGATCTTCTTCCTGCCTTGCAAGTCGCAGGTTGCTCACTGATCTCTCTGACGTTGGAGGAGGTGAAAACCAGGACTGACACCCCACTACTGGAGCTCATCAGAGTCTGTCCCAGACTCAGAGACCTCCTTATCTCTGCTGAGCCTCCTGCTACACCACAGTATGAAACTAACGACAATCAGCAGGATGATCAAGATCTCCCAAAGCTGCCAAATCTCCGCTCTCTCAAGCTCAG TTTCTCCTATGAGCACAACCAAATGAAGCCCTTGATGTACTGGATGTCCCTAAAGGAAGTGATCAGGTGTCTCCTGATTGGCTCTCCTTTACTCGAGAATCTCTCTTTGATCTCCTTGCCGTGCCCTTTAAACTGCGTCATACAGGACACCCTGCGTAGTGTGAATCTGGATATGAATCCCAATGCAGATTCCTCTGGCTTACCGCCACCGCCACTTGGAAGGATCGAGCATATTGATCTGCTGCGAACAGATGTGCAGATGAGCACTGTGAAGAGCGTGATGCAATTGAGCAAGAGGCTCAAGTACGTGGATGTAAGTTACTGCTGGCGGATCAGTCAGCGTGAGTGGCTAGACTGCAAGAAGTTCAGACAAGTCGAAGTTGTCTGGGTGTAA
- the entpd4 gene encoding ectonucleoside triphosphate diphosphohydrolase 4 isoform X2, which yields MGRIGFSCLFPASWHFSLSSQVLPRLLTPSLRQLLFIGLVLCLIGLLYLLLVAVNTHTSWIGEENPFHRHLARVTDLDATDTSNPNLNYGLVVDCGSSGSRVFVYCWPRHNGNPRELLDIRQMRDQHRKPVVMKIKPGIAELAKTPEKASDYIDPLLSFAAQHIPKHKHQETPLYILCTAGMRILPESQQEAILEDLRTDIPVHFNFLFSDSHVEVISGKQEGVYAWIGINFVLGRFNHVDNDGEAVVEVNVPGTDHQEALMRKRTAGVLDMGGVSTQIAYEVPKTEEVAKNLLAEFNLGCDAHVTDHIYRVYVSTFLGFGGNAARQRYEENLIRKTAARNKLLGEHVGETAESPLLDPCLPTDLLDEIGPSTQRLHLRGTGDFDECRRILQPFLNRTNDTQTSLSGIYQPAIDYSNSQFYGFSEFFYCMEDVLRMGGDYNASKYARAAKGYCATQWKTLKERFDSGLYASHADFHRLKYQCFKSAWMYEVLHTGFSFPTNYKNLKTALLVYDKEVQWTLGAILYRTRFLPLRDIPQESLKGAHSHWRHSFSFVNNHYLFLACFFIVLLSIILYLLRLRRIHRRVAQPYTPSSVPWLEEGLGSPSLPINL from the exons ATGGGAAG GATCGGCTTTTCATGCCTTTTCCCAGCGTCATGGCACTTCAGCCTGTCGTCCCAGGTTCTTCCTCGGCTTCTGACTCCTTCCCTCCGACAACTTCTCTTCATCGGCCTGGTGCTCTGCCTGATAGGACTGCTCTACCTGTTGCTCGTTGCTGTAAATACACACACCAGCTGGATCGGAGAAGAAAACCCTTTCCATCG GCACCTGGCGAGAGTTACTGACTTGGATGCGACGGATACAAGCAATCCCAACCTGAACTACGGCCTGGTGGTGGACTGTGGCAGCAGTGGCTCCAGGGTGTTTGTGTACTGCTGGCCCCGGCACAACGGTAATCCCCGTGAACTGCTGGACATACGGCAAATGCGAGATCAACACCGCAAGCCAGTAGTCATGAAGATCAAGCCTG GTATAGCTGAATTGGCTAAAACACCTGAGAAGGCCAGTGACTACATAGATCCACTTCTAAGCTTTGCAGCTCAACACATCCCCAAGCATAAGCACCAGGAAACTCCTCTGTACATCCTGTGCACAGCGGGAATGAGAATCTTACcagagag tcAACAAGAAGCCATTCTGGAAGATCTACGCACAGATATCCCAGTTCACTTCAACTTCCTCTTCTCTGATTCCCACGTGGAGGTGATTTCTGGAAAACAAGAAG gtgtCTATGCATGGATTGGAATAAACTTTGTCCTTGGGAGGTTTAACCATGTGGACAATG ATGGGGAAGCTGTGGTGGAGGTAAATGTTCCCGGCACCGATCATCAGGAAGCGCTGATGAGGAAAAGGACCGCGGGTGTCCTGGACATGGGTGGTGTCTCCACACAGATTGCATATGAAGTGCCCAAAACT GAGGAAGTGGCCAAAAACCTACTTGCAGAATTCAACCTGGGATGTGACGCTCACGTCACCGATCACATTTATCGTGTTTACGTGTCCACCTTTCTGGGTTTCGGAGGAAACGCTGCACGCCAAAGATATGAGGAGAATCTCATCAGAAAAACTGCAGCTCGAAACAA ACTCTTGGGTGAGCATGTTGGCGAAACAGCAGAGTCTCCCCTGCTGGACCCTTGTCTCCCCACCGACCTGCTGGATGAGATCGGACCGTCTACACAGAGGCTCCACCTTCGGGGGACCGGAGACTTCGACGAGTGCAGACGGATTCTGCAGCCATTCCTCAACAGAACCAATGACACCCAAACGTCCCTGAGCGGCATCTACCAGCCAGCGATTGACTACAGCAACAGCCAGTTTTATggcttttcagagtttttctaCTGCATGGAGGACGTGCTGCGTATGGGCGGGGATTATAATGCTTCTAAATATGCCCGAGCCGCCAAG GGTTACTGTGCCACCCAGTGGAAGACACTGAAGGAACGCTTTGATTCTGGTCTTTATGCATCACATGCAGATTTTCACCGGCTCAA GTACCAGTGTTTTAAATCAGCGTGGATGTATGAAGTTTTGCACACGGGTTTCTCCTTCCCAACCAATTACAAAAACCTGAAGACAGCCTTGCTGGTCTACGATAAGGAGGTCCAGTGGACTCTTGGAGCTATTCTTTATAGAACGCGGTTTCTCCCTTTGAG gGACATCCCACAGGAGAGTCTGAAAGGAGCGCACTCTCACTGGCGACACAGCTTCTCCTTTGTCAACAACCACTACTTGTTCCTGGCTTGTTTTTTTATCGTGTTGCTCTCCATTATACTGTATTTGCTGAGGCTTCGCCGCATCCATCGCCGTGTGGCGCAGCCCTACACTCCCTCCTCTGTGCCGTGGTTGGAAGAGGGCCTCGGCTCACCCTCTCTCCCAATCAACCTCTGA
- the entpd4 gene encoding ectonucleoside triphosphate diphosphohydrolase 4 isoform X1 translates to MGRIGFSCLFPASWHFSLSSQVLPRLLTPSLRQLLFIGLVLCLIGLLYLLLVAVNTHTSWIGEENPFHRHLARVTDLDATDTSNPNLNYGLVVDCGSSGSRVFVYCWPRHNGNPRELLDIRQMRDQHRKPVVMKIKPGIAELAKTPEKASDYIDPLLSFAAQHIPKHKHQETPLYILCTAGMRILPESQQEAILEDLRTDIPVHFNFLFSDSHVEVISGKQEGVYAWIGINFVLGRFNHVDNDGEAVVEVNVPGTDHQEALMRKRTAGVLDMGGVSTQIAYEVPKTVSFASPQQEEVAKNLLAEFNLGCDAHVTDHIYRVYVSTFLGFGGNAARQRYEENLIRKTAARNKLLGEHVGETAESPLLDPCLPTDLLDEIGPSTQRLHLRGTGDFDECRRILQPFLNRTNDTQTSLSGIYQPAIDYSNSQFYGFSEFFYCMEDVLRMGGDYNASKYARAAKGYCATQWKTLKERFDSGLYASHADFHRLKYQCFKSAWMYEVLHTGFSFPTNYKNLKTALLVYDKEVQWTLGAILYRTRFLPLRDIPQESLKGAHSHWRHSFSFVNNHYLFLACFFIVLLSIILYLLRLRRIHRRVAQPYTPSSVPWLEEGLGSPSLPINL, encoded by the exons ATGGGAAG GATCGGCTTTTCATGCCTTTTCCCAGCGTCATGGCACTTCAGCCTGTCGTCCCAGGTTCTTCCTCGGCTTCTGACTCCTTCCCTCCGACAACTTCTCTTCATCGGCCTGGTGCTCTGCCTGATAGGACTGCTCTACCTGTTGCTCGTTGCTGTAAATACACACACCAGCTGGATCGGAGAAGAAAACCCTTTCCATCG GCACCTGGCGAGAGTTACTGACTTGGATGCGACGGATACAAGCAATCCCAACCTGAACTACGGCCTGGTGGTGGACTGTGGCAGCAGTGGCTCCAGGGTGTTTGTGTACTGCTGGCCCCGGCACAACGGTAATCCCCGTGAACTGCTGGACATACGGCAAATGCGAGATCAACACCGCAAGCCAGTAGTCATGAAGATCAAGCCTG GTATAGCTGAATTGGCTAAAACACCTGAGAAGGCCAGTGACTACATAGATCCACTTCTAAGCTTTGCAGCTCAACACATCCCCAAGCATAAGCACCAGGAAACTCCTCTGTACATCCTGTGCACAGCGGGAATGAGAATCTTACcagagag tcAACAAGAAGCCATTCTGGAAGATCTACGCACAGATATCCCAGTTCACTTCAACTTCCTCTTCTCTGATTCCCACGTGGAGGTGATTTCTGGAAAACAAGAAG gtgtCTATGCATGGATTGGAATAAACTTTGTCCTTGGGAGGTTTAACCATGTGGACAATG ATGGGGAAGCTGTGGTGGAGGTAAATGTTCCCGGCACCGATCATCAGGAAGCGCTGATGAGGAAAAGGACCGCGGGTGTCCTGGACATGGGTGGTGTCTCCACACAGATTGCATATGAAGTGCCCAAAACTGTAAGCTTTGCTTCTCCACAACAG GAGGAAGTGGCCAAAAACCTACTTGCAGAATTCAACCTGGGATGTGACGCTCACGTCACCGATCACATTTATCGTGTTTACGTGTCCACCTTTCTGGGTTTCGGAGGAAACGCTGCACGCCAAAGATATGAGGAGAATCTCATCAGAAAAACTGCAGCTCGAAACAA ACTCTTGGGTGAGCATGTTGGCGAAACAGCAGAGTCTCCCCTGCTGGACCCTTGTCTCCCCACCGACCTGCTGGATGAGATCGGACCGTCTACACAGAGGCTCCACCTTCGGGGGACCGGAGACTTCGACGAGTGCAGACGGATTCTGCAGCCATTCCTCAACAGAACCAATGACACCCAAACGTCCCTGAGCGGCATCTACCAGCCAGCGATTGACTACAGCAACAGCCAGTTTTATggcttttcagagtttttctaCTGCATGGAGGACGTGCTGCGTATGGGCGGGGATTATAATGCTTCTAAATATGCCCGAGCCGCCAAG GGTTACTGTGCCACCCAGTGGAAGACACTGAAGGAACGCTTTGATTCTGGTCTTTATGCATCACATGCAGATTTTCACCGGCTCAA GTACCAGTGTTTTAAATCAGCGTGGATGTATGAAGTTTTGCACACGGGTTTCTCCTTCCCAACCAATTACAAAAACCTGAAGACAGCCTTGCTGGTCTACGATAAGGAGGTCCAGTGGACTCTTGGAGCTATTCTTTATAGAACGCGGTTTCTCCCTTTGAG gGACATCCCACAGGAGAGTCTGAAAGGAGCGCACTCTCACTGGCGACACAGCTTCTCCTTTGTCAACAACCACTACTTGTTCCTGGCTTGTTTTTTTATCGTGTTGCTCTCCATTATACTGTATTTGCTGAGGCTTCGCCGCATCCATCGCCGTGTGGCGCAGCCCTACACTCCCTCCTCTGTGCCGTGGTTGGAAGAGGGCCTCGGCTCACCCTCTCTCCCAATCAACCTCTGA